The following proteins are co-located in the Lepisosteus oculatus isolate fLepOcu1 chromosome 9, fLepOcu1.hap2, whole genome shotgun sequence genome:
- the faap100 gene encoding Fanconi anemia core complex-associated protein 100: protein MADGRCTVDHLAGFQRPSGSAQVLTCGPDLLLLRNGSERVFAYSGREARVQAVYIFAGRVTHLLESPDRRCIFALCQNDGIYCTSLHQISREPSPTPTEAAPKSPVLVMVPPDACVLKDPGACSFAVLENALVAVARSGTAWRMGFYEVPAGSTGSCKKVEELCIPVLSAGCSSIYGGRDEAVPPVLCCIYPHGAKAKATEDSSSGHLLLEQVLFRLLFGVDAALLSSPTILCGLPDGRLCCLPLRRPGNPEAEGGESRVRVLRHLGQPIAFIGAWGAGGDDRGSSCLLVVGSSGRALLMLAEGEEEGRALEFRERHLSGRVQSACLADGQLFYSTGSDLLAVQLRPSPSGDRPDLWIPSLQPPVTLNVCSLIALSRPTETPAGAVKLFAVSLKGRLLRVTLPQKSPRAHGALSAAQVGQKVRDLLAGIGNVSERVSSLKSCIHLKNDALRNLNQVFNICCLLMPNQRHAGGGPCPVRPISCRVRVKRSCILQQETLFLSCVLQNSSDYILEQGWTLCVQLIYPPYPLTAQGERPTKTYSFPFDKLHPGKNLEVTLPLATESELALPVTVCCSLMYFLQSILGEEECRWAPMSQPSLSQLVKDSGYISLVLDTQTVDWLDCLWVGGPATQGNNTRPSSGSGVDLVQTLLTSSRKAQQQECEGAPLKTLPQRSSEGGPFVASLRVSSDLLKTALQLSGSGPSVSSAVLHWLVSCSPAGENIACEDIPVLSAVCPGGASLRLLAQEVTASDLWADGPITAVEIRIESSSLAELCGLHFAVLRRLQALLKEGVPEAGAARRLKGQSFVQLLQHTETLSKAVQEARGHIALGLGMSSRITEKLLHTYGQLRDSPFLIL, encoded by the exons ATGGCAGACGGCAGGTGTACAGTGGACCACCTGGCCGGGTTCCAGCGCCCCTCGGGCTCGGCGCAGGTGCTCACCTGCGGGCCCgacctgctgctgctgcggaACGGGAGCGAGAGAGTGTTCGCGTACAGCGGCCGTGAGGCGAGAGTGCAG GCCGTCTATATTTTTGCTGGCCGTGTTACTCACCTGCTGGAGAGCCCCGACCGTCGGTGCATTTTTGCTCTGTGCCAAAACGATGGAATATATTGCACCTCGCTGCATCAGATCAGCAG GGAGCCGTCTCCCACACCTACTGAAGCAGCACCTAAGAGCCCAGTCCTGGTTATGGTGCCTCCCGATGCCTGTGTGCTGAAAGACCCAGGCGCCTGCTCTTTTGCTGTGCTGGAGAATGCGCTGGTGGCAGTGGCACGCAGTGGCACGGCGTGGCGGATGGGTTTTTATGAAGTCCCGGCAGGATCCACGGGGAGCTGTAAGAAAGTGGAGGAGCTGTGCATCCCCGTTCTGTCAGCGGGGTGTTCCAGCATCTACGGGGGTAGAGACGAGGCCGTACCCCCTGTTCTGTGTTGCATATACCCTCATGGAGCAAAAGCAAAGGCCACAGAAGACAGCAGCAGCGGTCACTTGCTCTTGGAACAGGTCCTCTTCAGGCTCCTCTTCGGCGTGGATGCGGCTCTGCTGTCCTCTCCCACAATCCTGTGCGGCCTGCCGGATGGGCGTCTTTGCTGCCTGCCTCTGCGGCGACCGGGGAACCCCGAGGCCGAGGGCGGGGAGTCCCGGGTGAGAGTGCTCCGCCATCTGGGCCAGCCGATCGCCTTCATTGGAGCGTGGGGCGCCGGGGGCGACGACAGGGGATCCAGCTGCCTGCTGGTGGTTGGCAGCAGTGGCAGGGCTCTGCTGATGCTcgctgagggagaggaggaaggcCGGGCTCTGGAGTTCCGAGAACGGCACCTCTCTGGCCGCGTGCAGAGCGCTTGTCTCGCCGACGGTCAACTCTTTTACAGCACGGGCTCTGACCTCCTGGCTGTGCAGCTCCGCCCCAGCCCTTCTGGGGACAGACCAGATCTCTGGATCCCATCCCTGCAACCCCCTGTCACCCTGAATGTCTGCAGCCTCATCGCACTGTCCAGACCCACAGAGACACCTGCAG GGGCTGTGAAGCTGTTCGCTGTATCACTCAAGGGGAGGCTGCTGAGGGTGACTCTGCCTCAGAAGTCACCCAGGGCTCATGGGGCACTGTCAGCAGCACAGGTGGGCCAGAAAGTGAGGGACCTTCTTGCTGGCATTGGAAATGTCTCGGAGAG AGTTTCTTCTTTAAAAAGCTGCATTCACCTGAAGAATGACGCCCTGAGGAACCTCAACCAAGTTTTCAATATCTGCTGCTTGCTGATGCCCAATCAGAGGCATGCAGGGGGGGGTCCTTGCCCCGTGCGTCCAATCAGCTGCCGTGTCCGGGTCAAACGCAGTTGCATTCTGCAGCAAGAGACGCTGTTTCTGAGCTGCGTCCTGCAGAACTCCAGCGATTACATTCTGGAACAGGGCTGGACTCTGTGTGTACAGCTGATTTATCCCCCTTACCCTTTGACCGCGCAGGGTGAACGGCCGACCAAGACTTACTCCTTCCCGTTCGATAAATTGCATCCAGGTAAAAACCTAGAAGTGACCCTGCCACTAGCCACAGAGAGTGAGTTAGCCCTCCCTGTGACGGTCTGCTGCTCCCTCATGTACTTTCTGCAAAGCATCCTGGGAGAGGAGGAGTGCAGATGGGCCCCTATGAGCCAGCCTTCACTCTCCCAGCTGGTAAAAGACTCTGGTTACATCAGCCTGGTTTTAGACACTCAGACTGTGGACTGGTTGGACTGTCTGTGGGTCGGTGGTCCTGCCACTCAGGGAAACAACACCAGGCCCAGCTCAGGTTCTGGTGTTGACCTGGTCCAGACCCTCCTGACCTCGTCCCGAAAGGCCCAGCAACAGGAATGTGAGGGAGCTCCACTGAAGACACTCCCACAGCGGAGCTCGGAAGGGGGGCCTTTTGTAGCGTCCCTCAGAGTGTCCTCAGACCTGCTAAAAACTGCACTGCAACTCTCCGGTTCAG GCCCCTCTGTGTCCAGCGCAGTGCTGCACTGGCTGGTGTCCTGCAGCCCTGCTGGGGAGAACATTGCGTGTGAGGACATTCCTgtgctgtctgctgtctgcCCTGGGGGGGCCTCTCTGAGGCTGCTGGCTCAGGAG GTAACCGCGAGCGACTTGTGGGCTGATGGGCCGATCACAGCTGTGGAGATCCGGATTGAGAGCTCCTCATTGGCTGAATTGTGCGGGCTGCATTTCGCCGTGTTACGGCGTCTCCAG GCTCTGCTCAAGGAGGGGGTCCCTGAGGCTGGAGCTGCAAGGCGGTTAAAAGGACAGAGCTTTGTACAGCTCTTACAGCACACGGAG ACTTTATCGAAGGCTGTCCAGGAGGCTCGAGGACACATTGCCCTGGGACTGGGGATGTCAAGTAGGATCACTGAGAAACTGCTCCACACCTATGGGCAGCTGAGGGACAGCCCGTTCCTGATCCTTTGA